The region aagagtcgaacacaaccgaGCACGCATGTACTCTGAAATATAGCCCCTGATACTAGAACCTGTGGATTGGTTACACCTcctgagaaaagggaagaaagaataattttcatTGCCACTTTATGTTAGTGTTCTGAAAACTCATTTCATTCTCTGGGATATTCATATTTAATTGGTGAAAATTACTCTAAAGCTAGAACTTTTCTAACAATCATTATTCTGAAATCACTGTAGAATTGAGTTTTCTTGGGTGATCGGTCTGCTTAGAGATTCCATAAGGACAGTTTCTCCAGTGTCCTGAGGAAGGTCCTTCAGCCATCAGTTCATGCTCTTGAAAGAGCacattctcatttctctttttgcCCCAAGGATTTCATTTcccagcacatttttttttttcctttgctttttggtacATTTTAAGTTCCCCAAATTCCCTATTACCATTTCAGTATGAAATATTATCCTCTTTCTAGGCCCCCAATTCGAAAATTCCAACCTGGGAGATTATTTCATTAAGAAGATGACTGAAATCAGTTTTTAAAGTGGAGATACTATATCTCAATTGGAAATGGAACTTCAGGAGCAAACATTTACtggtttaaagaaaaatctttcttaaaaaaaaaaaagctgggatGTTTTTTCCACTTGAGCTCACTGGAAACCACTAATAAGGTCtttagctgtgtgatctcagcATAATTCATGGTTGTCGAGAGGAATATTTGCCGACTTAGAGGATATGTTGACTCTTATCAATGAAATGCAGTCAGGCTGGTATTTAtagtcagattttaaaaatttcaagcaCACTGGACTTATTCCAAATACATagtaaaactgcaaaaaaaataGCATGCCATGATAAGCAGAAGTGTAGGCTAATTTGGTAAAATGTGTCAGCTACGTTTGGGAAGATAGCTAAACAAGCGAAAACagattttacaaagaaaaagcaCAGGTGTTCCAGGTGCTGAAAGATGGGACAGGTATCAGCACGTGTTACCTCCTCAAATGTCAAGAACCAGGGGGAGGAAAGCTTGTGTGGTTCTTCAGATACCCTTGTTGACTCAGTGTAAATGCGGTACAGGAAGAGGGTGTCAGTGAACCCATTCCCCCTAGGAATTGAACTCAAGTTCTTCAGAAGCAGGAGCAGGCTCCAGCTGGCACATTCCTCTCCTTTCCAGCACCCACCGCTGCCTCCTTCCCTTCCGCTCTCATCTCTCAATGTTGGGAGCAGCCTCTGATTTGCCCAGGGCACCAGGCTGTGAGCCAAGCTTATTTTAATGACTATCCTTAAGCTTCAGCCAAACAGATGTTTTACAGGTGCACATTGTTGGGCAATTCACAgttaatacattatttaaaaggTGCCcgtaaatcatttaaaaatgtattttaaatatttgttctggTGGGCTTTCTCATTAAAGGAGCCCTACAGCAAATCTTTCTTGAAAGAAGGATCTCTTTATGATGTCAGTAACTATCAGCAGCCCCTAGGTTTGGCCTTGTATATATTTGATGGATTGAAAGCAGGGTAGAGCTTTATTTTCAGGCTGTTACCCTCTGCAGAGGTCCAAATTCAGCTTCACCAGCTCCCTTatcaatttttataatatatttatttatttttaattggaggataattgctttaaagtattgtgttggtttctgccaaacatcaacatgaatcagccataggtatacatatgtcccctccctcctgaacctccctcccaactccttccccatcccacccctctagtttaTTACAGAGGCCCTGAGTCGTACCGCAAACTCCCATtggctagctattttacatatggtaatgtatgtttccaggTTACTCTCTGCATATATCCCACTGTCTCCTTTCTCCCCCAACAGATAGAGTCCCTTATCAATTTTGTTGCTGCGTGCCTCACTGGAGGGTCAGATGGTTTGGTAGGAGGGAGGCAAATTGTCTACAATACCTCTCTTTTCCTGCTTTGCAGTGTCCTTTCAGGCTTTCCTGCAAGTTCCGTATTTCTGTGAATGAACCTTAATGAAAACTCATACACTCGCATAAATAACTAGATCCTCAAGGATGACAAATTTGGGAAACAATACCTAATGTGTTTAGTTTCAAAACAGGAAATACCTTCTAATTTGGGAAGTTTGGGtacatgtgtatatttaaattaaatagtgAAATCTAATAAAAACTTCCTGCCTGAAGGACTTGCATGTCTGTGCAAACAGATTTTTTTGAGCGTGTATCACATCACGTGCTGTTTTCAATATCCTACCCATCCCAGTGGGTCTCGGGTCAATGTCTCTTCCTGCTTGTGTCATGGAACATAGCTTTTGCAATTTTCATTACAAATTTGACAAAGTAACAGATACCAGCTCAATTCCTGATATTATTCTTACTTCTGATTTACTTATCTTCTAGATTTTTCCACAGGtcaaatttttccatttctcttgtctttcttcccaatttctttattttctttcctctcgGTATGAATACAACATGTGTCTTTCCTGATCTTGATCATCTTACCTTCTAGCCTTTCTATTTATGCCCAGATCATGCAGTCAGTCAACTGAAGTTATCAGAGAGGCTCTTCTGACAGGGTTCCAAATCTCTTTTGacagatattaaaataaacatgtacttttaaagacttttcagcttctttcatttatttttatttgtttggcacACTCTATGgcattttctgatttccttttatttttgattttctgcTTTAGGATTATGTTTTCTTCTGCACAGTGAGACACCATCCACATGTGCAGTCAACTGAAGGAACACAAAAGATAGCTTTCCACATGAAATGACTTAAGTAAATTGTAATGTTTTGATAGATTACCCTCATATCTCACATTGGAGGTCTTGGTTGCAAAGCCCAAAGTCAGAATGTTATggggaaaataaacacaaaaaaacacCTTCCTTTTGAGCATGGTTGAGTACCATCCTTTCCAAATTAGATATTCTCCTAAACTCATCATGCTCTGCTTAAGTAATCCATTACCTTTGAGATACACAGAATCAAGTCCATGACTTTGGGTCAACTCAAaagtgggttctatccctgggttggaaagaccccctggagaaggaaatgacaacccactccagtattcttgcatgggaaatcccatggacagaggcgactGATGGTTACActctggggtggcaaagagtcagacaactgagcacagcacagcatccaGACCTAAGTGATATTCTGCTCCTTCTGTGATTCACTCACTAAAGTGAAGCAGACTTTTcaatggtttatttttttattaatattttattgaagtatagttgacttacaatgtttcaggtacacagcaaggtgattcagttatacttatacacctatattatttttttaattactttccattataggttattacaagaaattgattatagttccctatgctatacagtaaacttttttttttttagaggaggACAACACATTTAGTTTTATTTCAATCAAATCACAACACTTTCTTTTCCAACTGATGCAAAGTGCGTCTACAATTTTCTATTACAGATCCACTTTAAAAGGTTTTCTCTGACTTTGTTTCCCCCAAACAGAGGAATATTCCCAAATTCTTcctcaagtaaaaataaaaactccattCCAGTAAATGGCAATACATGAAATTACAGTAAACCAGACATTTGAAAGGATAGCCAAGAAGTCTTCCAACAGTTTATTAGAAAGAatgtagacattaaaaaaaatcctcactGTCATGAACATAAATTGAGGTTTTCAGCCCAGGTACACGctgaatccaaaaaaaaaaaaaggaataaaaaaatccaatagtgtattaacatttttttccactCATTTGCCATACTGACAGTGCAAATACAAATTTGGTCTAAATGTACAGACTCTCAAGCAACAATGTACAGCCTTTCTTCGTCCTCCATGCTAAGAGATGTAAAAGTTTAAGGGTCAAACAATACCAAATGTACAGGCTTCAAAACCATCTAAGTTAGGGCATTCACTAGTTTTAGCTAAGATACATCTGAAACACTGACAAGTGATCACTTACATACAATAATGTGAagtaaattttctgaaaaataaaactttagtgGAACAATCCTGAAGGATATGGCAGAGGAATAACATGTTACCAGTTTAAAAGTATCAACCAATTCTTTCAGCCACTTTTGAGTCCATGttctaaaatctaaaatttaGTTACTTTCCCTAAACCAGAGAGCTTCCTATCATGTCAGTACCTAAGTTATGAGTAAAGGAGACTTAGGTGAGATTTTTATTTATCACAACTGCTGTGTCAATTGCCTAGGACCTCAACAGCATCATGGAAATCTGGGAAATGTTCATGCACAAGGTTATTGCCTTAGCTGACTTAAAACTGCCCCATACAATGGTACATATCAACCCTTAGTgaagccttaaaaaaaacaaacaggttgAAAAATGGGTTAAAGGAGGCAAATACAGCATCTGCCTTTAGAGCTATCAACTCAGGAATTCTCTCAATTATGAAATCTTGCagagaagttatttttctttctcaaaatccaGTGATGACAATATCCCTTACTCCAGATCTGGCATTTTTTCATCATCACTGTCTTGTGAATCATCATCTGCTCCATCTACTTCTGGTAAATCTACATCCTCATCACCACCCATGTTGTTCATCATCTCAGAGAAACGATCAAAATTAGACATGTCCTCGTCAGAATCATCTTCCCAGTCTTTCCAATTATTCAAGTCCACACTAAGCCAATTAAGCTTTGCCCTTTCTTTCGTTAACCTTGGCCATGACTGGCCAGATTCTCCTTTTCGTAAACAACATAAAATTGATCTGTCCGTTCTTTTATGCTTGGAATCATTTGgatcaatacagtgaaaaagatcaatttcatttaaatgtttaaaattatcaCTTCCTCCAAGACAACTGAATGTaagttttgatttttcaaaatttacattAACATCTTTACTGTCTTCAACACAAAACTCAATGAAGACATAGTCCCTCCGATCGTACCACTTTGCAGAAGCAGGTTGCATCGTGAAACGGGGCAAGGGGACGGGCGAACGGGTGGGCGGGCCTCTCCGGCGGCAGCTCCTGGGCAGGCGACTCCTCTCCGGTGGCGACCCCGGTGTCTTCTCCTCAGTCGCGGCCTCTTCTCGCTTTCCTcaagcggcggcggcggcggcgggctccTACAGTAAACTTTTGTTGCCTagtgtgcattttatttttaaatttatttagttattttagtTGGAAAATAAtgacttcacaatattgtgatggtttttgccctacatcagtatgaatcagccataggtatacatatgtgccCTCCATCCTGATCAAtggtttcttttaaagaaaaatttccaaagaaaagcCTCTGTCATATTTCCAAGGAGGTGTGTTGACTCATTAAGTCAAGAATATTTCAGCGTCAGTGTTGGCCTCAGTTAATGCCTCAGGGCTGCTCCATTTCCAGAAAGAGGAAATAGGGTCCCACTGAAGATTTAGTAgagaaagttttgaaaaaaatcatgattAAGTAAACAAGTCACTGTTAGGGTTTTTGGCCTCTTCTTatcttcagtggtaaagaatccccctgccaatgcaggagacatgagtttgatccctgggtcaggaatatcccttggaagaaggaaatggcaacccactccagtatttttgcctgggaaatcccatggacacagaagcctggcaggctacagtccatggggtcgtaaaagagtcagacacgacttagccactaacaACAGCGTCTTCAACACATACTTCTTTGTGATTGGGGCTGGCCTCTGAGTTCACGGGTGGTAGATGCTGGCAGGGGGAGCCTACGGCGCTTTGGCTGTCTTGATGGTCTCCCCGCAGGCTTCACCAGCACCCGGTGCCTCTGTGCATGGTCACCCTCAGGTAACAGGCTGGCTGGCTGCTGCAGCCAGGGCACACAGTGCCCCGACAGCTGACAGGTGGTGTGGCCTGGCGCTGGAGGAGTATCCTCTCCCATCTGGAAGGTGGCCAAGCTGGCACCTGGCAGGAGGAAGAGCCAAGGCAGCGAGAGCTGCGGCTCCTCTCATTTCATCTCAGAGGGAGATGTGGGCTCTCTGGCTTGGTCAGAGGAGGTGCACGTGTTCAAGAATCTCCCGTGGGAGCCCAGACTTGGCCATGGCTGCTCCTCGGGCTCCAGTGCACACATCTGGGCTGTTCCCACTGATGATCGGCTGTAGCCAGGCATCTCTTTCTCTTAGCCCAGCCACCTTACAGGCGGTTAGCATTGACGTGATTGATCTGCCTCTCGCTTTTTTTGAGTTCAGTTCATGATAATCAAAGCAGTGAAGAGTCACTCCCCAAGGATGTACACTGAGCCCATAGACAGCCTTTTGGTGTGAGTGCCATTCAAACGAATTTGCATTCTGAAAGCACTAAATGTGGAGAGAGAACCATGAGAACTCTGCCAGGGCAGTAAAGATGGGAAAAGACTAGCGTACACTATCGAAAGGAAAGTTTTGGCAGAATAACACCCAATAGATAGATGCCCTTATTGCTATTATGGATACATATAGAATTCATCAGAATCTGTTGTAAATGAAACAGACAGGTATGTGTTAATTCTCTTCTGATATAAATAAagaagtttaaaacaaaattttaaaatttgttctcaGAACatcttgctctttttaaaaaaaaacagttttatgtATGGAAGTATAATTTGCATATATAAAAATGCACATATTCTAATTGTAAGCATGATATCTTCTTACTAGGGAACCAGCACCCTGATGATAAAACAGAACATTCCTAGTACCCCAGAAGTACTGAGTGCTTTTTTTGATCACTTTTCCCCACTTCACCTCTCTTGAGGTCTCCTCTACTCTGACTTGTCATCGTATAAATTGGTTTTGCCTGTTTTACACTTATATCATTAGTTGGCAAGTATTTTCTCTAATGAGCCAGAcaacaaatattttaggcttggGGGGGGGTGGGCATCAAATCTCCACTGCAACTATGCAGCTCTGCCATTGCAATGTGAAAATAGCCACAGGCAATACATAGACATTTGGggatggctgtgttccaataaagctttatttacaaaaacagatgttGACTGAATTTGCGTGTGGCTGCAGTTTGCCAGCCTCTGCTTTACATAAATGCCTGCTGGTATGTTTGTGAGATTAATCCAGTGGTGCGGTGGGGCCAGCTCACACTAGCTCGTGAGGACCAGCTGTGCGCATCTCTTCCCAGCTCAACAATCAGTGACTTCAGTggaatatttacaccatggaaactgGCAAATGCTACAAACCATGCCATCCCCTATTCCCCATTTGCTTTGGAATGTGAAAGAATAGGGTGTTAGTGACAATTCACTTCATGTCTCctagtttttgtttcttcatttgtaatgaGGTTGTGGAAACACCCAGAGATAATGTGTATAACATGCTTAGTGtctttcatgctgctgctaagtcacttcagttgtgtcctactctgcggccccatagacagcagcccaccaggctcccccatccctggaattctccaggcaaggatactggagtgggttgccatttccttctccaatgcgtgcatgcacgcgaagtcgcttcagtcatgtctgactgtatgtgaccctatggacagcagcccaccaggctcctctgtccacaatgTGCTGCTATTACCTGTTTCATCCCAAAGTGATGATCATATTCTGGAATATTTCCGGATATTAGCAGATTGTGAGAGTTCATCTTAGCACTTTCTATGTTCTAATTTTGGATCTTTGATGCTCTTAATGACGTTGGAAACATCTCTGACACTTGCCCCCCGCCCCAGTCTCCAGTTACATTGAGACGTATACCTGACTCAGCTTTTTATACCTAGAATTGGCTCTGACATTTCTATACCTAGAAATGTCCTCTGGTCCTCTGCACATTTAGCCCGTCCTCCACAACTGTCATTAAAGTTTGCCTTTTCCAAAGTGTGACACGTATCTATTTGTTAACAGTTCCCAGAATACTGCAATGTTTTTGCTAATGTTAATGGTTCCCAGTGCCCACAAGTTGGGCATCATCCCTTTCACCAAGTCATGTGTTGTCCCAATCCTTCATCTCCATTATCTACTCAGCATACTCCGGGCCTCTGGTCATGCTGATGCATCTTCTCACGTCATTTCCACCTAATCTGTAAGGGCCAGTTTCCATGATACCTCCTCACCCTCGACTTTTTTCCAACCCTCCTTCCTATCACACCCACAGCAGAATGAATTGTACCCTCATCTATGTCCCTGTGGTCATTTGAGCTTAACATTTGTTATAATGCATATCCCATTGTGTTTTAATTGGTTGCTGGTTTATCTGCCTCTCTTATTGAGTTGTGAGTTTCATGAGGACAGAGGCTTCTTCATACCATCTCACCATAACTCTGCTGGGATACAAACAGGTGGCTGGAATGTAAGCCAGAGAaacagggaaacccaagaaggTAATAACGTGGGCTAATTGTCACACCTCATAGCAGGATCTGCCATCCCTGGGTAGGCATGTCTAACAGGAACTTCTTTCTGGATAAGGAAGGGCTCCTGGTTAAATTGACGTTTGAGAAAAAGCCAGGAACTAGTTCTTTGAACTGATTATCTCCAGAACACCTTTGGGAGAGTGTTTAACATACTTCTATGGGTGTGGCATTAGCTTTGTGGGACACAGATTGTAATTGCGGCTTTCGGCCCAGCATAAGCAGTGGCTAACACATTTCTCTTTGCCCTGGATGGCTTTTGCATTTGATTTCTCAATGGTTATAAAAACTCAAAACCTCTGTTCATGTGGTGGCATTACTAGCCTTCCTGATTTGCAAATTCCATACCTATTCTTACAACATTGCAATACATTCAATACAGCAGATGTAGCTTATCTTACATTGCCATATGCCAGTCGCACAGCTGGGACACTCAAGACTCTAACTCAGGCAAAAGCATTAAATAGTTCCTAGGGCAGGAGTCTGATCTTTCACACACAAGATTTTCAGTTACCTGGTACTGCAGGGAGATGGAAATATAGGGAGACCAAGTTGTGGATGTCCTGAAAATAGAACTGCAGAGATGGACCTGAGCTTGGTAGGCAACCAGAAGTAACTGAAGCTTGACTCAGGTTATGGGAGGGTTCAACTGGCATGTGTTCTTAGAATAAATTAGAGTAGGAAGAAACAAAATGCAGACATCCTGTGAGAAGTCTGCTACAATAGTCTGATATTGTAAGTAATGATGTAGGCTCACAGGAAGTAGCGAGGTTTCTAACTACGGTAGTGGCGGTAagatttttacacacacacacacacacacacacacacacacacacacacacacacacacatacatgtatgggcttccaggtggcacagtggtaaggaatccacctgccaatgcaggaaa is a window of Budorcas taxicolor isolate Tak-1 chromosome 13, Takin1.1, whole genome shotgun sequence DNA encoding:
- the LOC128058273 gene encoding prostaglandin E synthase 3-like codes for the protein MQPASAKWYDRRDYVFIEFCVEDSKDVNVNFEKSKLTFSCLGGSDNFKHLNEIDLFHCIDPNDSKHKRTDRSILCCLRKGESGQSWPRLTKERAKLNWLSVDLNNWKDWEDDSDEDMSNFDRFSEMMNNMGGDEDVDLPEVDGADDDSQDSDDEKMPDLE